The following nucleotide sequence is from Flavimarina sp. Hel_I_48.
ATTTATGAGGCTGATAGTTTTAAAAAAGCGGCAATAGGCAATAAATTTAACGAAGAGATTGATAAGACCATACGTGGCGATTTTATTAAATGGATCAATGAAGCCGAAAATCGCAAAGAAGAGGCCAGGTTTTTTTCTAAAACCAATGACCTTGTTGCTTACCTTAACCGCACCTGCTTTTTAGGAATAATACAAAAGGAATTTCACTATGCGGTCTACCCAAAAGGTACTTTTTATAGAAGGCATTTAGATACCTTTCAAAACGATTCCCGAAGGAAACTGTCGCTGGTATGTTACCTTAATGATGATAGTTGGGAAGCAAGTAATGGTGGCGAACTCATTTTATACCTGCCTACTGAAAAAGGGGAAGAACAATTAAAAATACTTCCGCAGGCAGGCAAAATGGTTATTTTTGAAAGTCAGGTTTTAGAGCACGAAGTAAAACCGGTATTGGCTTCAGAACGCCTAAGCATCACGGGATGGCTAAAAACAAGATAAAATTCACCGCTATTTTTATTTGTTATTTGGCCTAAAACTAATTTTTCATATTGCTTCGGAGACCTTCGGTTTAAAACGTTTTCTGAATTTTAGTATCAGTGCGACACCACGAATAAGCATCCATACGCTAAAGGCGATCCAGATGGAATAAAGTTCCAACCCGAAGTAATCACCGATGAAAATCGCGGGTACAAAGCCAAAGAATGTGGCCAACAACAACACGTTGCGCAGGTATTTCATCTCGCCCATTCCTTTGAAAATCCCGTCAAAGATGAAAGCGATTGCATTAATGGGCTGCATCAGTATGATAATAAAGAAAATTGCGGAATACCGTGCAATAACCGCAGGTTCTTTACTAAAAATAAGTCCAAGGGGTTCATAAAAAAGCATTCCCACAACCATTAAAAAAATGGAAACGCCCACGCCGTACAAACTTACTTTTTTGCTCAGTTGCCACAGCCCATCATAGTCTTTTGCACCCAGCAAACGCCCTGCCAGGATATTGCCCGCCGCTGCATAACCGTCTATAAAAAAGGAGGAAAACAACCAGATATTTATCAATATGGTCTGCGCGGCGATAAAAGAAGGACCATAATCTGTCGCGAACGAGTTGGCCAGGTACAAAGCGAGATTGAGCGCAATGGTACGCACAAAAAGGTTGAGCGCCATACCGATGAGTCGGTATAATTCTGGATTTATGGGGAAACGTAATTTTAGGGAAATATCGGTTTTCCAGAACAACAAAATAAGGGAAAGCAGGGCCATGACCGCCTGTGCGATAAGACTGGCGTAGGCCGCGCCGCGCAGGCCCATTTCAGGAAGCCAGTCTGCTATACCATACACAAGGGCAAAATCAAGACCTATATTGAGCAGCGCACCAATAATTGCTACCACCATAGGCCAAAACGTATTCTGTAATCCACGGAAAATACCAAAAATTGCAAAGGTAAGCAGCGTAAGGGGAAATCCCCAAACGCGAATACCATAATACTCCACACAATACTCCAGGATTAGGTCCTGAGCGTTATAAAGTGAGAATATACCATTGATAAAAGGCAGCGTTCCTCCCAGAATCAGTATGCTGAGAATTATGTTTAAATAAACAGCCTGTGCAGGGAGATTCTTGATTTCGTCAATTTTGCCGGCGCCATAATACTGAGCGATTATGGCCTGCAATGCGCTTCTTGTTTGTCCCAGCACCCAGATCAAAGCTGATAGAAAAGAGCCCACAATACCTACCGCGGCAAGTGCTTCGGTGGGATTGATCTCAATATTTCCCACCACGGCGGCATCAGTCGCAGAAAGTATAGGTTCTGCGATGCCGGTGAGCAGAGCAGGAATTGCAAGCCTGTTTATGTTTTTAAAGGAAAGTGGGGATGTTGTGCGCATTAGGTAAAGTATTGTTTTTTTTTTCAGTATGCTCCTCTCTTTGTGAGGGGATGGGAGGCGGAAAAATCAACCATTTAGTGGCAGTTCGTAGCAGTAAAAAGGATGTTTGCTCTGTTTGAGGAAATAAATGGCACCCAGTTTTTGATAACCGCGTTTTTCATAAAATTTCTGATTCCGCTCATTCTGACTGAACGTATCCAGCCGTACCGACTGAAAATTACCCTCTTTCGCCAGATTTTCGGCAAAAAACATCAATTTTGGGCGATTCCCTGACCTTGATAATCAGGATGAACCGCTAATCTATGGATATAAACGGAAGGTTTATCATCATTTGACAACCAGGTTACTTCCTTATAAAAAAGATCTTCAAAAGTGGAAATTACAACACAGCCCAAAAGATTTTCTGCTTCCTCAAGAACATAAAGCTCCTGGCGCGCTATGTCATTGTCAAAAGCAGCGCGGGAAGGATATTCCTCGTTCCACTGAAAAATGCCGACATCGATCATTTTTTGTGCGCAGGCGCGGGTTAATTTAAGAATTGCGTCAATATCTCCTTTTCTTGCCAAACGGATCATAGTAAAATTTTAAGGACGTAAAATACAAACTTAAACTATGCGCAAATACCTTGTTTTTTTAATGCGGAATTTAGTTATATTTGCCCACTCAAATAAAAATGGGGATGTAGCTCAGTTGGCTAGAGCGCTTGACTGGCAGTCAAGAGGTCGTCGGTTCGAGCCCGATCTTCTCCACGTAATGGAAACCACAACGTCGATACATTGTGGTTTTTTTGTTTTTGGCCTACTGTTTTAGGGCGAGAAGTTTATCCTGAGCAAGGAACGCGCCGAAGGAAGCCCGATCTTCTCCACGTAATGGAAACCACAACGTCGATACATTGTGGTTTTTTTGTTTTTGGCCTACTGTTTTAGGGCGAGAAGTTTATCCTGAGCAAGGAACGCGCCGAAGGAAGCCCGATCTTCTCCACGTAATGGAAACCACAACGTCGATACATTGTGGTTTTTTTGTTTTTGGCCTACTGTTTTAGGGCGAGAAGTTTATCCTGAGCAAGGAACGCGCCGAAGGAAGCCCGATCTTTTTTACAAATTTTAAGCCTCAGCAATCATTAGATTGACGAGGTTTTTTATTTACGAGATTTTACTTTGTTCTAAAAGTAACTTTAGCGGATTAAGGCGCTATCATAAGAAAGAGTGATCTTAACCTTAACAAAGCTTATATGAAATCCTGTTTTCGGAAATGGAGAGTTGTAACTTGCGAATAAAATCACAGCTATGAAAAAAGGCGTTTTAATGGTCAATCTGGGTTCGCCAGAAAGTACAGATCCTAAAGATGTGAAGAATTACCTGGGTGAGTTCCTAATGGATGGCCGCGTGATCGATCTTCCTTACTGGGCGCGCACCTTGCTTGTAAAAGGGATCATACTTAACACACGACCCAAACAATCTGCCGCAGCGTATTCAAAAATCTGGTGGGATGAAGGTTCGCCCTTGATCGTTCTAAGTGAGCGTTTACAAAAAAAGGTTCGTGAGAATGTGGATGTTCCCGTGGAACTTGCCATGCGTTATGGAACACCAAATATGCTCAGCGGACTCAAAAAACTTGATGAACAAGGAGTTGATGAGGTTTTGATCCTTCCGTTGTATCCACAGTTTGCCATGGCAACAACAGAAACTATTCTTGTCCTCGCAGAAGAATTGCGCAAAAAGCATTTTCCGCATATGCGCTTCTCAGATATACCGGCTTTTTACAACAGACCCGAATATATTGAAGTGCTGTCGAATAGTATAGGCGAGAAATTGAAGGATCTGGATTACGAGCACCTGCTGTTCAGCTATCATGGCGTACCTAAAAGACATATCAGAAAAAGCGATGTGACCAAGAGCCATTGTAAAATAGACGGCCAGTGTTGCCAGACGCCCTCTGCCGCGCACCAGTTTTGTTACCGCCACCAGTGTTATGATACGACCAGGCAGGTTGCCGAATTCTTAAACCTGAAAGAAGGTACTTATTCCACTTCATTTCAATCGCGTCTGGGCTTTGATCCCTGGTTGCAGCCCTATACAGACCGCACCATTGAGCGCATGGGTAAAGAAGGCATTAAAAAAATGGCCATCGTAACACCCGCATTTGTAAGTGATTGCCTTGAAACACTTGAAGAAATCGCTATGGAGGGAGAAGAAATCTTTCATGAAATGGGGGGTAAAGAGTTTACTACGATCCCCTGCCTAAACGACCGTGATGATTGGTCCTTTGTTGTTTCCACCTGGATCAATGACTGGGCGATCGTAGAAGCGAGCAAGGCGATTGCTTAATTTTACAAAGCCTTAAAATGGGAGCGATTATATTGCACTCAAAAAAATATCAGTCAAATTGCGTTAACTTTACCTAAAACCATTGGGAAAATGCTTACAAAGGCAAAAATACTGGAGAAGCTTCAGGCGCTAATGCCTGAACTTCGGGATCGCTTTGGCGTGGAAACCATTGGGTTTTTTGGGTCCTTTTCAAGAGATGAAGCATCAGAAGATAGTGATATTGATCTTGTGGTTACGTATAAACAAAGACCTAAAGGATGGGATTATTTTTCATTGGGGATATACCTGGAAGATGTATTTGGAAGAAAAGTGGATCTTGCTGAACCGCACTGCATAAAACATCAAATTAGGGAAAAGGTAATGAGCCAGGTAAATTATATTTGATTGAAAAACCAAAGCCGAAATTATCTTATGTATTTAGAGGATATTCAATTCTCTATGAATGAGATTTTGGAATATACTTATAAGATGGACTTTGAAGATTTTATTGAAGACAGAAAAACCCTGTATTCTGTTTTAATGCATTTTACAATTATTGGAGAAGCCGCTAATAAAATACCTGATCTCATTCAGAAAAAATATAATGAGGTTCCATGGAGAAAGATGTATGGGTTACGGAATTTTGTTACTCATGGATATTTTGCAGTAAATAAAAAGCAAATCCGGGAAATTATCACGACGAATCTCCCTGAAAATAAAAAACAATTAGAACACATACTGCAGCTTGAGCGCAACTCCTAATAAATCAGAAAAACTGGGCATAGAGCCCATAGGTACTTTATTAATAAAACAGGCGGTGCCTTCGGCGATTGGGATTCTGGTCATGTCGCTCAATATCTTGGTTGACACTATTTTTGTGGGCAACTGGATAGGTTCTATTGCCATTGCCGCTATTAATGTGGTGCTTCCGGTTTCCTTTTTTATAGCAGCGTTGGGCATGTCCATAGGGATTGGTGGTGCGAGTATCATCTCGCGTGCGCTGGGTTCTGGCGACAGGCCTAAAGCACTAAAAACCTTCGGAAATCAAATTACCATTACCCTGGCACTTACCATTGGCATGGTCATTCTGGGCCTTGTTTTTATCGATGATCTTATTCCCGCTTTTGGCGGAAAGGGAGATATTTTTGAGCCGGCAAAAGTCTACTACCGTATTGTACTTTATGGTGTGCCCATTTTGGCCCTTTCCATGATGGGTAACAATGTGATTAGGGCAGAGGGCAACCCAAAATTCGCGATGGTGGCCATGATTTTTCCTTCGGTGGGGAATCTATTGCTTGATTATCTTTTGATCAATGTCCTTGATATGGGCATGGCGGGGGCGGCCTGGGCAACCACGGTTTCCTATGGTTTTTGTTTTCTTTATATTCTCTGGTATTTTCTCAGTAAAAACTCCGAATTAAAGATCAATTTTGGCCATTTTGGGATCAATTTTGGCATTTTAAAGGAGATTTCTGCCCTGGGTTTTGTGACCCTTGCACGGCAGGCGGTTGTGAGCATTACCTATTTGCTCATGAACAATATCCTTTTTGATCTGGGCGGTGAAGCCTCGGTTACGGTTTATGCGATCATTGGCCGTATGCTCATGTTTGCCCTATTCCCAGTTCTAGGAGTAACACAGGGATTTTTACCTATTGCAGGATATAATTATGGTGCAAAAAAATACACGCGCGTACGCGAGACGATCAACAAAGCAATTTATTATTCCTGCGGACTCGCGGTTTTGATTTTTGCCTTGATCATGATTTTCCCCCAGGAAATCGTTTCGGTTTTTACCACAGATGTAGCGGTGCTCCAGGATACGCCCTGGGCCATGCGCTGGGTTTTTGCAGCCATTCCCATTATTGGTATTCAGTTGATAGGATCGGCGTATTTTCAGGCGATTGGTAAAGCAAGACCTGCGCTATTGCTCACGCTTACGCGGCAGGGATTTTTCTTTATACCGCTAGTGCTTATTTTGCCCAACTATTTTGGTGAACTGGGTGTATGGATCTCTTTTCCCATCGCAGATGTGCTATCTACCATTGTTACCGGATATTTTCTAAACAGGGAGATCAGGAAGACGTTGGTTGAAAATTAAATTTCAGGAAAGCGCAGTAGCGCAAAACTAAACAACTTCAATATTAACCTGATTTTGTTAATTCTTATACTGTTTTTTGGCTAATTCGCCGGTTTTTTGGGCGTTTCCCTGTGGGTCGGGCTTTACGTTTCAATCTTTTTGTGAGGAACGAGCAAAAAGGATTTCCACTGCAATCCCTAACGCGTCGAGAATTTTTTTTACCGTAGTACTTATTTTGCCCAATTATTTGGCAAACTAGGTGTAGGGATTTCTTTTCTATTGCCAATGTACTTTCTAATATTGTTAACTAGATATTGCTTGAATAGGGAAATGATAAAGACGTTGCTGTAGTATCAAGAAATATTTATTGTTGATTTTCCTTTGGAATAAGTTCGTATAGATGTCCTTTTTCATATTTCATAACCCATAAGAATGGAACCAAGAAGAAAACACCTCCAATTAATGGTGCTACAGCCACCTTTTCATCTTTTGAAAAAGACGTTTTATAAGAATTATATCCTTCTTTTTCTATTCTAATGGAATTTGAACTACCGACAATCTTTGAATCTCTATGTTTATATGGAGTCTGACCGACATTTTGATCATTAATATATAAATTAGCATTTGAGGGTATGGAATCAATAACAGTTGTACTTCCGCAGCCCATGAGGAGTATAGCAACTAAAATTAGCGAAACCGACCGATTTATAAAGTTGTAGATCATTCATTCAAAATTAAAAATCGGATTTAACGAAGACATCCGGAAAATCCGATTTAATGTTAAAATTTATCTTATTTAAACTGTACAATATCTGCCGTGACATAGCATTTATAGGTGGCGATAAGACCTAAAAAGTTAGAGTATTTGAAATTAACCGTTGTATTCGCTAAGGTCTGGCCATCTTTTAAAGAATAGTTTTCTAACATATTCTGTTTGGCCTCATTAACAATGGCTTCTCTATTCATTCCACCAATACCCAAAACATAGGTCGCTTGGGCTTTACCCAAAAGGTTTTTTTGTACGTAACTAAAATTATTCGAGCTCAAGGCGGCAGAATCATTCAAAGATCCGGCTAGGCCAGCTGCACAACTTGAGAAAAGAATTGAGATTAATAAAATAAAAAAAGTGTGTAAAAGTAATTTTTTCATATTTTAATTTTGTTTAAACCCTACTCTTAAGGCTTTTCGGTTTCCCCTCGTTTTTTTAAGTGATTTCTGAGCTTCACTTTTACTGGATTCAAATGTTGAATCCCTGTACAAAAATCAAATTAATGGGTTTACGATGAATTTACTTTACGGTATTCCGTAATGGGATATGATCTTTCTAATTAGAATTATAAAAAGGTGTTGCTTTTGAGAAGCTTTTTACTCTCTTTTAGTAATAGACCAAATTGGCTATCTCCATCTTATGAGCAAAAATTCTGAAGAACACTGGGTTTTTAACTATATTTAATGTTCAATTAATGCTATGGAAATCAACGAAATAAAACAGGCGATTAGAGAACAGCTCAATACATGTGATGACCGCGATAAACTGCTCGATGTGTTGGTCAAACTCATCCCAGACTCCCCATATTCTGAAGATAACATGTATGCTGAAGAGCCAGAGACCGAATATAAAAGTTCTTCTGCCGTTCCTAAAGCGCATTATAAACTCTTACTTGAGGACAGAAAAAAACTATTGAAAGGTGAATTACAGGGTAAACCTTGGAGTGAAGTTTTTAAAAGGCTCAAGGATAGGAGACAATGAGTTTAATCCTTATAATTTTACCAAGAGCAGAGCTTGAAATAGAAAAAAGTTTTCATTTTTATAATGTCTCGAGAACGGATCTTGGTAACAATT
It contains:
- a CDS encoding 2OG-Fe(II) oxygenase; this translates as MKEQLFEQLDFVENPVYERIIDDLLQQKYAIVENFFDVSEVEELRQSLRDIYEADSFKKAAIGNKFNEEIDKTIRGDFIKWINEAENRKEEARFFSKTNDLVAYLNRTCFLGIIQKEFHYAVYPKGTFYRRHLDTFQNDSRRKLSLVCYLNDDSWEASNGGELILYLPTEKGEEQLKILPQAGKMVIFESQVLEHEVKPVLASERLSITGWLKTR
- a CDS encoding MATE family efflux transporter gives rise to the protein MRTTSPLSFKNINRLAIPALLTGIAEPILSATDAAVVGNIEINPTEALAAVGIVGSFLSALIWVLGQTRSALQAIIAQYYGAGKIDEIKNLPAQAVYLNIILSILILGGTLPFINGIFSLYNAQDLILEYCVEYYGIRVWGFPLTLLTFAIFGIFRGLQNTFWPMVVAIIGALLNIGLDFALVYGIADWLPEMGLRGAAYASLIAQAVMALLSLILLFWKTDISLKLRFPINPELYRLIGMALNLFVRTIALNLALYLANSFATDYGPSFIAAQTILINIWLFSSFFIDGYAAAGNILAGRLLGAKDYDGLWQLSKKVSLYGVGVSIFLMVVGMLFYEPLGLIFSKEPAVIARYSAIFFIIILMQPINAIAFIFDGIFKGMGEMKYLRNVLLLATFFGFVPAIFIGDYFGLELYSIWIAFSVWMLIRGVALILKFRKRFKPKVSEAI
- the hemH gene encoding ferrochelatase, which produces MKKGVLMVNLGSPESTDPKDVKNYLGEFLMDGRVIDLPYWARTLLVKGIILNTRPKQSAAAYSKIWWDEGSPLIVLSERLQKKVRENVDVPVELAMRYGTPNMLSGLKKLDEQGVDEVLILPLYPQFAMATTETILVLAEELRKKHFPHMRFSDIPAFYNRPEYIEVLSNSIGEKLKDLDYEHLLFSYHGVPKRHIRKSDVTKSHCKIDGQCCQTPSAAHQFCYRHQCYDTTRQVAEFLNLKEGTYSTSFQSRLGFDPWLQPYTDRTIERMGKEGIKKMAIVTPAFVSDCLETLEEIAMEGEEIFHEMGGKEFTTIPCLNDRDDWSFVVSTWINDWAIVEASKAIA
- a CDS encoding nucleotidyltransferase family protein; its protein translation is MLTKAKILEKLQALMPELRDRFGVETIGFFGSFSRDEASEDSDIDLVVTYKQRPKGWDYFSLGIYLEDVFGRKVDLAEPHCIKHQIREKVMSQVNYI
- a CDS encoding DUF86 domain-containing protein, with amino-acid sequence MYLEDIQFSMNEILEYTYKMDFEDFIEDRKTLYSVLMHFTIIGEAANKIPDLIQKKYNEVPWRKMYGLRNFVTHGYFAVNKKQIREIITTNLPENKKQLEHILQLERNS
- a CDS encoding MATE family efflux transporter; amino-acid sequence: MSATPNKSEKLGIEPIGTLLIKQAVPSAIGILVMSLNILVDTIFVGNWIGSIAIAAINVVLPVSFFIAALGMSIGIGGASIISRALGSGDRPKALKTFGNQITITLALTIGMVILGLVFIDDLIPAFGGKGDIFEPAKVYYRIVLYGVPILALSMMGNNVIRAEGNPKFAMVAMIFPSVGNLLLDYLLINVLDMGMAGAAWATTVSYGFCFLYILWYFLSKNSELKINFGHFGINFGILKEISALGFVTLARQAVVSITYLLMNNILFDLGGEASVTVYAIIGRMLMFALFPVLGVTQGFLPIAGYNYGAKKYTRVRETINKAIYYSCGLAVLIFALIMIFPQEIVSVFTTDVAVLQDTPWAMRWVFAAIPIIGIQLIGSAYFQAIGKARPALLLTLTRQGFFFIPLVLILPNYFGELGVWISFPIADVLSTIVTGYFLNREIRKTLVEN
- a CDS encoding PEGA domain-containing protein, whose protein sequence is MIYNFINRSVSLILVAILLMGCGSTTVIDSIPSNANLYINDQNVGQTPYKHRDSKIVGSSNSIRIEKEGYNSYKTSFSKDEKVAVAPLIGGVFFLVPFLWVMKYEKGHLYELIPKENQQ
- a CDS encoding DUF6567 family protein, which produces MKKLLLHTFFILLISILFSSCAAGLAGSLNDSAALSSNNFSYVQKNLLGKAQATYVLGIGGMNREAIVNEAKQNMLENYSLKDGQTLANTTVNFKYSNFLGLIATYKCYVTADIVQFK